The Vibrio agarivorans genome window below encodes:
- a CDS encoding urease accessory protein UreD, whose product MSSLLAAQSEEPIVAHPVSVAQAIEQDVRDGWKAELGLTFTQRGDKTVLKHRTQKGPLAIQRPLYPDGTTCHTYLLHPPGGVVGGDTLDIQVTLEPQAQALVTTPGATKFYRSNSKYARQTQTLTVKSGARLEWFPQENIFFPHAHTRLDTQIHLAPDAQFWGWEMHCFGRPALQEGFSHGHLIGKTEIFVDGQRILTEGLNFRGGSNLMINKGMLSYPLAATLYIKSEDNQLLELVQSLLCSRTSQAQKVSGNPRYVLGATQIEQLLVVRALGYWSEDLIDVMSEVWRMSREHLTDSTPDNPRIWAT is encoded by the coding sequence ATGAGTTCTCTTTTAGCAGCACAAAGCGAAGAGCCTATAGTGGCTCATCCTGTTTCGGTTGCCCAAGCCATTGAACAAGATGTACGTGATGGTTGGAAAGCGGAACTGGGTTTAACCTTTACGCAGCGCGGGGACAAAACCGTCCTCAAGCACCGAACGCAAAAAGGCCCGCTTGCTATCCAACGCCCGCTATATCCAGATGGAACAACATGCCATACCTATCTGCTTCACCCGCCGGGTGGAGTAGTGGGTGGTGATACGCTCGATATTCAAGTCACCCTTGAACCTCAAGCGCAGGCTCTAGTGACGACACCAGGCGCGACCAAGTTCTATCGCTCCAACAGTAAATACGCTCGCCAAACCCAAACCTTGACGGTGAAATCGGGAGCTAGGCTAGAGTGGTTCCCTCAAGAAAATATCTTTTTCCCTCATGCACATACGCGGCTTGATACTCAAATTCATCTTGCGCCAGACGCACAGTTTTGGGGCTGGGAGATGCACTGTTTTGGCCGACCTGCACTACAAGAGGGATTTTCCCATGGGCACCTGATTGGTAAGACCGAAATTTTTGTTGATGGTCAGCGAATATTAACCGAAGGTCTCAACTTTCGAGGTGGCAGCAACCTTATGATAAATAAGGGAATGTTGAGTTATCCATTAGCGGCCACCTTGTACATTAAAAGCGAAGATAATCAATTGCTTGAGTTGGTACAGAGCTTGCTCTGTTCTAGAACATCACAAGCCCAAAAGGTATCAGGTAACCCTAGGTATGTGCTCGGAGCTACTCAAATCGAGCAACTACTAGTGGTTCGTGCATTGGGGTATTGGAGTGAAGACCTTATTGATGTCATGAGTGAAGTGTGGCGCATGAGTCGTGAGCACTTAACCGATAGCACACCAGATAACCCAAGAATATGGGCAACATAA
- the ureA gene encoding urease subunit gamma has product MELSPREKDKLLIFCAGMLAQQRKEKGLKLNYPESIAFISSAILEGAREGKTVAELMDFGRTLLSVDDVMEGVPSMIPDVQVEATFPDGTKLVTVHEPIV; this is encoded by the coding sequence ATGGAATTATCACCAAGAGAAAAAGATAAGTTACTGATTTTTTGCGCAGGAATGTTGGCACAACAACGCAAAGAGAAAGGCTTAAAACTGAACTACCCAGAGTCTATTGCTTTTATCAGTAGCGCGATTTTGGAAGGTGCGCGCGAAGGTAAAACCGTTGCAGAGTTGATGGATTTTGGACGCACCTTATTGTCTGTTGATGATGTAATGGAAGGCGTACCTTCGATGATCCCAGACGTGCAAGTTGAAGCGACGTTTCCTGACGGCACCAAGCTGGTTACCGTTCACGAACCAATAGTGTAA
- a CDS encoding urease subunit beta → MSASQTNYSGLVPGVVETPSGDITLNEGRETVTVQVQNLGDRPVQIGSHYHFYEANNALDFEREKTKGFRLNIPAGTATRFEPGQSRTVELVRYAGKLEVYGFQGKVMGKV, encoded by the coding sequence ATGTCAGCGAGTCAAACCAACTACAGTGGTTTAGTGCCAGGCGTTGTTGAGACACCTAGTGGTGATATTACTCTCAACGAAGGCCGCGAAACTGTCACGGTTCAAGTGCAAAACCTTGGCGATCGTCCCGTTCAAATTGGTTCTCATTACCACTTTTATGAGGCCAATAACGCTCTAGATTTTGAGCGCGAAAAGACCAAAGGTTTTCGCCTCAATATACCCGCAGGCACGGCGACACGCTTTGAGCCAGGGCAGTCTAGAACGGTTGAGCTGGTGCGTTACGCCGGCAAGCTCGAAGTGTACGGCTTTCAAGGCAAAGTGATGGGTAAAGTGTAA